The Lycium barbarum isolate Lr01 chromosome 10, ASM1917538v2, whole genome shotgun sequence genome includes a region encoding these proteins:
- the LOC132612739 gene encoding ankyrin repeat-containing protein NPR4-like has protein sequence MDPTLYKAAVEGNVQLMKTDVEVGCQVTPQGNTILHLAALYGHFDLAREVLAVSPALLCRQNKKNETALHVAAKEGHTEVVRLLLSGAIGEAKETLMRMTDDNGDTTLHKAVRKQHVEVVRVLVKEDPECEFPANKAGETPLFLAAESGFYDALVEILESCKTPTYAGPCHRTALHAAIIHGREAMPFTELMFFYYSYAFYRTDVFGICVQKKIYGVVVLNIESIYKLHHGSLLKNLLRFGQFGGRDFEIKREEKRMPTTENETETRWENYKGRIDNYMKVAQTHLVVATLIAAVTFTAGLTLPGGFDNNPGPNQGMALLIRKAVFKAFVVTNAISFVCSSGAVFSYIAMAAIDAFAKNLAAITLLYRLSTFWLFFALAAVMLAFVTGTYATLAHSTTTLAIVVSALSSIYFFMLFVYMSAMKYGL, from the exons ATGGATCCAACCTTGTACAAAGCAGCTGTGGAAGGCAATGTCCAGCTGATGAAAACAGATGTTGAAGTTGGCTGCCAAGTTACTCCACAAGGCAACACCATTCTGCATCTTGCAGCACTCTATggtcactttgatttggcccgaGAAGTTCTTGCTGTTTCTCCAGCATTACTATGTCGTCAGAACAAGAAAAATGAAACCGCACTTCATGTGGCAGCAAAGGAAGGGCACACAGAAGTAGTTCGCTTGTTACTATCTGGCGCCATAGGAGAGGCGAAGGAAACCCTTATGAGGATGACAGATGACAATGGTGATACAACCTTGCACAAGGCCGTGAGGAAGCAACATGTAGAAGTGGTCAGGGTCTTGGTGAAAGAAGATCCTGAGTGTGAATTTCCAGCAAACAAAGCTGGGGAGACACCACTTTTTCTTGCTGCGGAGTCTGGTTTTTATGATGCTTTGGTTGAAATCTTGGAATCCTGCAAGACACCAACTTATGCTGGTCCATGTCATCGAACAGCTTTGCATGCAGCAATAATTCATGGACGAGAAG CTATGCCTTTTACAGAACTGATGTTTTTTTACTATAGCTATGCCTTTTACAGAACTGATGTTTTTGGCATTTGTGTCCAAAAAAAGATATATGGAGTTGTGGTTCTAAACATTGAAAGCATATACAAGCTGCATCAC GGCTCACTGCTGAAGAATTTGTTAAGATTTGGTCAATTCGGAGGACGTGACTTTGAGATAAAACGGGAGGAAAAGCGAATGCCAACGACAGAAAATGAAACGGAGACGAGGTGGGAGAATTATAAAGGAAGGATCGATAATTATATGAAGGTAGCTCAGACTCATCTAGTTGTGGCCACACTAATAGCTGCAGTCACCTTCACAGCTGGTTTGACATTGCCGGGAGGCTTCGATAACAATCCAGGTCCTAATCAAGGGATGGCACTTCTAATAAGAAAAGCGGTTTTCAAAGCATTCGTTGTTACAAATGCCATTTCCTTTGTATGCTCTTCTGGTGCTGTATTCAGCTACATCGCCATGGCAGCAATCGATGCATTTGCCAAGAATCTCGCTGCTATCACGTTGTTATACCGACTCTCAACTTTTTGGCTGTTTTTTGCTTTGGCAGCAGTTATGCTTGCATTTGTAACTGGTACATATGCTACTTTAGCACATTCCACTACTACTCTTGCCATTGTTGTCTCTGCCCTCAGCAGCATCTACTTTTTTATGCTGTTTGTGTACATGTCAGCCATGAAATACGGCCTCTAG
- the LOC132615408 gene encoding uncharacterized protein LOC132615408, whose product MAGLGAEKKIVVVIGGGVAGSLVAKSLQNNANIFLIDEKEYFEITWASLRSMVEPSFAKRSVISHSEYLSAVVNITDTDVLTKKGSQIPYDYLVVATDHTQNSASTKTEKISQY is encoded by the exons ATGGCTGGTTTAGGGGCAGAGAAAAAAATTGTGGTAGTTATTGGGGGTGGAGTTGCTGGCTCTCTTGTTGCCAAGTCCCTTCAAAACAATGCCAATATCTTCCTCATCGATGA GAAAGAGTATTTTGAGATAACATGGGCAAGCTTAAGGTCTATGGTTGAACCTTCATTTGCTAAAAGATCAGTCATTTCTCACTCTGAATACCTTTCAGCTGTAGTAAACATCACAGACACTGATGTATTGACCAAAAAAGGTAGTCAAATTCCCTATGACTATCTTGTTGTTGCCACTGatcatacacaaaatagtgcTTCCACGAAAACTGAGAAAATCAGTCAATACTAA
- the LOC132612740 gene encoding protein ACCELERATED CELL DEATH 6-like, which yields MDPTLYRAAVEGNVQLMKTDVEVGCQVTPQGNTILHLAALYGHFDLAREVLTVSPALLCRQNKKNETALHVAAKEGHTEVVRLLLSGAVGESKETLMRMTDDNGDTTLHKAVRKQHVDVVRVLVKEDPECEFPANKAGETPLYLAAESGFYDALVEILESCKTPTYAGPCHRTALHAAIIHRREGNFSSSCEEADKWGWNSLHYAVKQGLKEIVSDMLSWKTSLGYCPAGSEDDWTTIFHIAAHELGCVLMMKEIIKHCPDCWEMLNSSGRNALHVAILNNNRRVVKFLLNSPGYSNLIDATDWDGNTPLHLLAASGYHIRELINHPRAKKMEFNKENQTPLDLAVSSAITGWPENKGSLLKNLLRFGQFGGRDFEIKREEKRMPTAENETETRWENYKGRIDNYMKVAQTHLVVATLIAAVTFTAGLTLPGGFDNNPGPNQGMALLIRKTVFKAFVVTNAISFVCSSGAVFSYIAMAAIDAFAKNLAAITLLYRLSTFWLFFALAAVMLAFVTGTYATLAHSTTTLAIVVSALSSIYFFMLFVYMSAMKYGL from the exons ATGGATCCAACCTTGTACAGAGCAGCTGTGGAAGGCAATGTCCAGCTGATGAAAACAGATGTTGAAGTTGGCTGCCAAGTTACTCCACAAGGCAACACCATTCTGCATCTTGCAGCACTCTATggtcactttgatttggcccgaGAAGTTCTTACTGTTTCCCCAGCATTACTATGTCGTCAGAACAAGAAAAATGAAACCGCACTTCACGTGGCAGCAAAGGAAGGGCACACAGAAGTAGTTCGCTTGTTACTATCTGGTGCGGTAGGAGAGTCAAAGGAAACCCTTATGAGGATGACAGATGACAATGGTGATACAACTTTGCACAAGGCCGTGAGGAAGCAACATGTAGATGTGGTCAGGGTCTTGGTGAAAGAAGATCCTGAGTGTGAATTTCCAGCAAACAAAGCTGGGGAGACACCACTTTATCTTGCTGCGGAGTCTGGTTTTTATGATGCTTTGGTTGAAATCTTGGAATCCTGCAAGACACCAACTTATGCTGGTCCATGTCATCGAACAGCTTTGCATGCAGCAATAATTCATAGACGAGAAGGTAACTTTTC ATCATCATGCGAAGAAGCTGACAAATGGGGTTGGAATTCACTTCACTATGCTGTTAAACAAGGTCTGAAAGAAATAGTTTCTGATATGCTAAGTTGGAAGACATCCTTAGGCTACTGTCCAGCCGGCAGTGAGGATGACTGGACGACCATATTTCACATTGCAGCCCATGAATTAGGTTGTGTACTCATGATGAAAGAGATAATAAAGCACTGCCCAGATTGTTGGGAAATGCTAAACAGCAGCGGCAGAAATGCTCTTCATGTTGCCATATTGAACAATAATAGAAGGGTAGTTAAATTCCTTTTGAATTCTCCAGGCTATAGTAATCTAATTGATGCCACTGATTGGGATGGCAATACTCCTCTCCATTTGCTTGCTGCTTCTGGATACCATATACGAGAATTAATAAACCATCCCAGAGCAAAGAAGATGGAATTTAACAAAGAAAACCAGACTCCATTGGATTTAGCTGTGTCTTCGGCTATCACAGGTTGGCCAGAAAATAAG GGCTCACTGCTGAAGAATTTGTTAAGATTTGGTCAATTCGGAGGACGTGACTTTGAGATAAAACGGGAGGAAAAGCGAATGCCAACGGCAGAAAATGAAACGGAGACGAGGTGGGAGAATTATAAAGGAAGGATCGATAATTATATGAAGGTAGCTCAGACTCATCTAGTTGTGGCCACACTAATAGCTGCAGTCACCTTCACAGCTGGTTTGACATTGCCGGGAGGCTTCGATAACAATCCAGGTCCTAATCAAGGGATGGCACTTCTAATAAGAAAAACGGTTTTCAAAGCATTCGTTGTTACAAATGCCATTTCCTTTGTATGCTCTTCTGGTGCTGTATTCAGCTACATCGCCATGGCAGCAATCGATGCATTTGCCAAGAATCTCGCTGCTATCACGTTGTTATACCGACTCTCAACTTTTTGGCTGTTTTTTGCTTTGGCAGCAGTTATGCTTGCATTTGTAACTGGTACATATGCTACTTTAGCACATTCCACTACTACTCTTGCCATTGTTGTCTCTGCCCTCAGCAGCATCTACTTTTTTATGCTGTTTGTGTACATGTCAGCCATGAAATACGGCCTCTAG
- the LOC132615380 gene encoding vacuolar protein sorting-associated protein 60.1 → MRRVFGVKKQTEPPASIQDASERINKRGDTVEEKIKKLDAELARYKEQLKKTRPGPAQEAVKARAMRVLKQKRMYEGQRDMLYNQTYNLDQVSFAAEGIKDAQQTMSALKGANKELKGMMKTVKIQDIDNLQDEMMDLMDVSHEIQESLGRSYSVPDDIDEDELLGELDALEADMEIEGEGVPSYLQPDKEPDLDAEFNLPSAPTGHAPMPAGRANLQADDELGLPAVPRASIRG, encoded by the exons ATGAGGAGAGTTTTCGGTGTTAAGAAACAAACAGAACCTCCTGCTTCCATTCAAGATGCCTCCGAACGG ATCAATAAAAGAGGTGACACCGTGGAGGAGAAAATCAAGAAGCTTGATGCTGAACTTGCAAGATATAAGGAACAGCTCAAGAAGACCCGGCCTGGTCCAGCTCAGGAAGCTGTAAAAGCTCGAGCAATGAGGGTTTTGAAGCAAAAAAGAAT GTATGAAGGCCAACGTGATATGCTTTATAATCAGACGTACAACCTAGATCAAGTTTCATTTGCTGCTGAGGGAATTAAAGATGCTCAGCAAACA ATGTCAGCTTTGAAGGGGGCAAACAAAGAATTGAAAGGAATGATGAAGACAGTGAAGATTCAAGATATAGAT AACCTGCAAGATGAAATGATGGACTTGATGGATGTGAGCCATGAAATTCAAGAATCTCTTGGTAGAAGTTACAGCGTACCAGATGACATTGATGAAGACGAACTCCTGGGTG AGCTTGATGCTCTGGAAGCCGACATGGAGATTGAAGGCGAAGGAGTCCCTTCATATCTTCAACCTGACAAGGAGCCCGATTTGGATGCAGAATTTAACCTACCATCAGCACCAACAGGGCATGCACCAATGCCGGCTGGCAGAGCTAATCTGCAG GCTGATGATGAACTAGGGTTACCTGCTGTTCCTCGCGCATCAATTCGCGGTTAA
- the LOC132615034 gene encoding basic leucine zipper 6 produces the protein MSRQAHLPPRCPFQKKPLTCLVQHNPLPPRHDKSISQSSIGEEQPVWLDELLNEPDSNSSGIMHRRSASDSLTLVSLEGFDKFDETESNASCESDSSSKTNCIYGPNSPRGKSNIAFEENAIVSALSEYVSPNPLQYLDRCVSVSGAARSELVGNASGGADDVGAEAKSMKRHPGQRSRVRKLQYIAELERTVNTYEAIESDLAAKVASLLQQRVTLSIENRELKQQMLRLQQEKVIVDAQYRSLRKELERLKYLARSLNGKLNTNFRLSAAAEMTGSDAAWQMLDFGKLDLN, from the exons ATGTCAAGGCAAGCTCATCTTCCGCCTCGCTGCCCGTTTCAGAAGAAACCGTTAACTTGCCTGGTTCAACATAACCCGTTGCCTCCTCGACATGATAAATCTATTTCGCAAAGCTCTATCGGAGAGGAGCAGCCTGTTTGGCTTGATGAGTTGTTGAATGAACCGGACTCGAATTCCAGTGGCATAATGCATAGGAGATCAGCTAGTGATTCTTTGACTCTTGTGTCATTGGAAGGCTTTGATAAGTTTGACGAAACTGAATCAAATGCATCTTGTGAATCGGATAGTAGTTCAAAGACTAATTGTATCTATGGTCCTAATTCGCCCCGTGGAAAGAGCAATATAGCATTTGAAGAAAATGCTATAGTTTCAGCATTATCAGAATATGTTTCTCCAAACCCTTTACAATATTTAGATAGGTGTGTTTCTGTGTCTGGAGCTGCACGATCGGAGTTGGTGGGCAATGCTTCTGGTGGAGCTGATGATGTCGGCGCTGAGGCAAAGTCGATGAAACG GCATCCTGGACAGCGGTCAAGAGTCCGTAAACTCCAATATATCGCTGAACTAGAGAGAACTGTCAATACATATGAG GCTATAGAGTCAGATTTAGCTGCCAAAGTGGCTTCTCTGCTTCAGCAACGTGTTACTTTATCTATAGAAAATAGAGAGCTAAAGCAACAGATGCTCAGACTTCAGCAAGAAAAAGTCATTGTTGATG CCCAGTACAGGTCATTGAGGAAAGAATTGGAAAGATTGAAATATTTAGCACGTTCTCTCAATGGTAAGCTGAACACAAACTTCAGGCTGAGTGCTGCTGCTGAGATGACTGGTTCAGACGCGGCTTGGCAGATGCTGGACTTTGGAAAGCTGGATCTCAACTAA